A region of Ochrobactrum quorumnocens DNA encodes the following proteins:
- a CDS encoding MT-A70 family methyltransferase, which yields MDAPVHIKIADIDVRDRLREVDASKVEALKQSFAELGMRTPITVRVGEDGLPFVLSAGAHRLEAARELGWLEVPGFIRDESKLDSELWEIDENLARSELSPADRAVFTFRRKELYLEKYPETAHGGDRKSSGQVGHLIDRQERKSFVAATAELSGKSERAIRRDADRGEKICEAALRLLRGTRFDNGTTLDKLKKLPSDVAQIALIEGLKAEDKRVAAESKQARAHTQKVKHAVRMTIAAEIAKRGRETAPGIIQKLYPIIYADPPWKFETHSEITGGEKGAENHYPTMEFDAICRLFKEIGDPATPDAMLYLWVTTPMKGRAINELLPAWGFEYVSEQIWNKVNIGTGYQVRDQHESLLIAKRGKGFSPELGDAAPSLYTQKKRRHSEKPAWFAEQLERIYPDLPKLEMFCRDPRPGWDAWGYEAAGKERC from the coding sequence ATGGATGCACCTGTCCATATCAAGATTGCCGATATCGATGTTCGCGACCGCTTGCGCGAGGTCGATGCATCCAAGGTTGAAGCACTCAAGCAATCCTTTGCCGAACTGGGTATGCGCACGCCGATCACGGTTCGGGTTGGTGAGGACGGTTTGCCGTTTGTACTATCTGCGGGTGCCCACCGTCTGGAAGCTGCCCGGGAGTTGGGCTGGCTGGAGGTTCCGGGCTTTATTCGTGATGAAAGCAAGCTTGATTCCGAGTTGTGGGAAATCGATGAAAATCTCGCTCGTTCTGAATTGTCGCCTGCTGATCGTGCCGTCTTCACATTCCGCCGTAAGGAATTGTATCTGGAGAAATATCCTGAAACTGCGCACGGCGGTGACAGGAAATCAAGTGGACAAGTTGGCCACTTGATCGACCGGCAAGAACGAAAGAGTTTTGTCGCGGCGACAGCGGAACTATCTGGGAAATCTGAGCGTGCAATCAGGCGGGATGCCGATCGCGGCGAAAAGATTTGTGAAGCTGCGCTTCGTCTCTTACGCGGCACCCGTTTTGATAACGGAACCACGCTCGATAAGCTCAAAAAGCTCCCCAGTGACGTTGCCCAGATCGCCCTCATTGAGGGGTTGAAAGCTGAGGATAAGCGGGTTGCAGCTGAGAGCAAGCAAGCTCGTGCGCATACACAAAAGGTCAAACACGCAGTGCGCATGACAATCGCAGCTGAGATCGCAAAGCGGGGCAGAGAAACTGCGCCCGGCATTATCCAGAAGCTCTATCCGATCATCTATGCCGATCCGCCGTGGAAGTTTGAAACTCATTCGGAAATTACCGGGGGCGAGAAGGGCGCGGAAAACCATTATCCGACGATGGAATTTGACGCGATCTGTCGGCTGTTCAAAGAAATAGGCGATCCAGCCACCCCAGACGCAATGCTTTATCTCTGGGTGACAACGCCTATGAAAGGCCGCGCCATCAATGAACTGCTCCCAGCTTGGGGCTTTGAATACGTCTCAGAGCAAATCTGGAACAAGGTCAATATCGGCACCGGCTATCAGGTTCGTGATCAGCATGAAAGCTTGTTAATAGCCAAGCGCGGCAAAGGATTTTCGCCTGAGTTGGGCGATGCTGCACCCAGTCTCTATACCCAAAAGAAAAGGCGTCATTCCGAGAAGCCTGCTTGGTTCGCTGAGCAGCTCGAACGGATTTACCCGGACTTGCCAAAGTTGGAGATGTTCTGTCGCGATCCGCGTCCGGGTTGGGATGCCTGGGGCTATGAAGCTGCGGGGAAGGAACGATGCTGA
- a CDS encoding phage regulatory CII family protein has product MRTISEQEQRSLKSATDGAYALAGGISCILPFTRVGTSTLSKYASFNDEHHDSFMPLDVAIEVDRKAKSPTIIKQAAELLGYELVAANAVIDGDHAPLTAMDAHRVMSETMDVSQAVLAALADGRIDAGERKTIAKEAREAMRALEDLLRKVGA; this is encoded by the coding sequence GTGCGCACTATTTCCGAGCAAGAACAGCGTTCGCTTAAGTCTGCCACCGATGGCGCTTATGCTTTGGCAGGCGGCATTAGCTGCATTCTGCCATTTACCCGCGTCGGCACTTCGACGCTTTCCAAGTACGCATCATTCAATGATGAGCATCACGACAGTTTCATGCCGCTTGATGTTGCTATCGAGGTTGATCGCAAAGCGAAATCCCCGACGATCATTAAGCAAGCTGCGGAACTGCTTGGTTATGAACTGGTTGCTGCCAATGCTGTGATTGACGGTGATCACGCGCCGCTGACGGCAATGGATGCGCACCGCGTCATGTCTGAAACGATGGACGTTTCGCAGGCTGTTCTTGCAGCTCTGGCAGATGGTCGTATCGATGCTGGTGAACGCAAGACCATCGCCAAGGAAGCGCGCGAGGCAATGCGGGCGCTCGAAGACCTGCTGCGCAAGGTGGGGGCTTAA
- a CDS encoding transcriptional regulator has protein sequence MADKDEMHQALEVAKSKAGGASSLARALRITPQAVNQWNVVPPERVLEVERFTGVSRHLLRPDVFGSQPDGLLTSVGNTAGVSVSSADRSDTLECVTGFVSSADLPSDEAGARCVNAAQRAPTASSDLVAAP, from the coding sequence ATGGCTGACAAAGATGAAATGCATCAGGCCCTAGAGGTCGCAAAATCAAAGGCGGGTGGCGCGAGTTCCTTGGCTCGTGCCCTCCGGATTACGCCGCAAGCAGTGAATCAATGGAACGTCGTTCCTCCAGAGCGCGTGCTTGAGGTTGAGCGCTTTACGGGTGTATCCCGCCATTTGTTGCGGCCCGATGTGTTTGGCAGTCAGCCTGACGGACTTCTCACTTCGGTGGGTAACACTGCTGGGGTGTCTGTTTCTTCCGCAGATCGTTCGGACACCTTGGAGTGTGTGACTGGCTTTGTTTCGTCCGCTGACCTCCCCAGTGACGAAGCGGGGGCGCGCTGTGTCAATGCTGCGCAGCGCGCCCCGACCGCAAGTTCCGATTTGGTGGCGGCGCCATGA
- a CDS encoding XRE family transcriptional regulator translates to MDEIMLFTSHPHMNETQLAQRIGTAIRTARRQRGLVMRDIAQAAGVSTGAVGNWERGANTLSMENLQAVSAFLGIDPIALSRGEVKFLTENHAISDAEIITDIGHIDTGPLDVEILGVAVGGDDGDFTLNGEVAGYARRPAGIAHLRKVFALHVLSDSMVPRYEPGELLYCGGRDAVAGDDVVIEMFPTDDETVGKAYIKRLIKRTKTEILCKQYNPAQELSFDPYAIKNMWRVIPTRELLGY, encoded by the coding sequence ATGGACGAAATCATGCTGTTTACGTCACATCCTCACATGAACGAAACTCAATTAGCTCAAAGAATTGGTACCGCTATTCGTACCGCTAGACGGCAACGCGGCTTGGTAATGCGCGACATTGCGCAAGCCGCGGGCGTTAGCACGGGGGCTGTAGGTAACTGGGAGCGAGGTGCAAATACGCTCTCTATGGAGAACTTGCAGGCGGTTTCGGCGTTCCTAGGGATCGACCCCATTGCCTTAAGCAGAGGTGAAGTAAAATTCCTGACAGAGAATCACGCCATATCTGATGCAGAAATAATCACGGATATTGGGCACATAGACACCGGACCACTAGATGTTGAGATTCTAGGAGTAGCTGTTGGCGGCGATGACGGCGATTTCACACTAAACGGTGAAGTAGCGGGCTACGCCCGGCGACCAGCTGGAATTGCCCATCTGCGCAAAGTCTTCGCACTACATGTTCTTAGCGATAGCATGGTCCCCCGCTACGAACCGGGGGAACTGCTTTATTGCGGCGGTCGCGATGCTGTCGCAGGAGATGACGTAGTCATTGAAATGTTTCCTACCGACGACGAGACTGTAGGCAAAGCCTACATTAAAAGACTGATAAAAAGGACGAAAACCGAGATTCTCTGCAAGCAATACAACCCTGCTCAAGAACTCAGTTTTGATCCATATGCCATAAAGAATATGTGGCGAGTAATACCTACGCGCGAGCTTCTCGGCTATTGA
- a CDS encoding class I SAM-dependent methyltransferase, which translates to MKPIIDMCCGPRMFWFDKKDDRAVFGDIREESHVLCDGRELIISPDRIMDFRNLPFDDETFSLAVFDPPHLVNAGERSWLRAKYGALNRETWREDLRQGFAEAFRVLKPHGTLIFKWNETQIKVREILALTDVQPVVGHVSGKQANTHWICFLKPTCPNGGSDADA; encoded by the coding sequence ATGAAGCCGATTATTGATATGTGCTGCGGCCCTCGCATGTTCTGGTTCGACAAGAAGGACGACCGCGCTGTCTTCGGCGATATTCGTGAAGAAAGCCACGTCCTTTGCGACGGCCGCGAGCTGATCATTTCGCCAGACCGCATTATGGACTTCCGCAACCTGCCATTTGACGACGAGACATTCAGTCTTGCCGTCTTTGATCCGCCGCATCTGGTCAACGCAGGTGAGAGAAGCTGGTTACGCGCGAAATATGGTGCATTGAACCGTGAAACGTGGCGCGAGGATCTGCGGCAGGGATTTGCCGAGGCTTTCCGCGTCCTGAAACCACACGGCACACTGATTTTCAAATGGAATGAAACGCAGATCAAAGTGCGGGAAATCCTCGCTCTCACCGATGTGCAGCCAGTCGTCGGACACGTCTCCGGCAAGCAGGCGAACACCCACTGGATCTGTTTCCTCAAGCCCACCTGCCCGAATGGAGGTAGCGATGCTGACGCTTAA
- a CDS encoding Lar family restriction alleviation protein — MLTLKPCPFCGSTASHSQFTGNGFTLPRVKYTEVRCDKCHITTEPQQLLFPDKDKALAAWNTRPAAPVEGLEVVAYRYRHVDYVNWTYSESKHPRPDIHNEELVTRPQAGAIIAELQAKAKDYREHSERLEKRLEREEVTRSRAVELLAAKDAEWQVAANLGSEVNRNLASRVNALEADNAALTARVKRLDTPYNPMAEALATDKVKTLEAQLAAAEKALEPFSKYAAMLFERNYNDTDIINVFGEHRLTARDFFDARVASETGR, encoded by the coding sequence ATGCTGACGCTTAAGCCTTGCCCGTTTTGTGGCAGCACCGCTAGTCACAGCCAGTTCACTGGCAACGGGTTCACGTTACCGCGCGTAAAATATACCGAAGTTCGCTGCGATAAATGCCACATCACCACGGAACCGCAACAACTCTTGTTCCCTGACAAAGATAAGGCATTGGCAGCTTGGAACACCCGCCCCGCCGCGCCGGTCGAAGGGTTGGAGGTTGTGGCGTATCGGTACCGCCATGTCGATTACGTCAACTGGACATATAGCGAAAGCAAACACCCAAGGCCCGACATTCATAACGAAGAACTCGTCACCCGCCCGCAGGCCGGAGCCATCATTGCTGAGCTTCAAGCTAAAGCCAAGGATTACCGGGAACATTCCGAAAGACTGGAAAAGCGTCTCGAACGCGAGGAAGTCACCCGCTCGCGGGCTGTGGAGCTATTGGCGGCGAAGGATGCAGAATGGCAAGTCGCCGCAAATCTTGGTTCTGAGGTGAACAGAAATCTAGCGAGCCGTGTCAATGCCCTCGAAGCCGACAACGCAGCGCTGACTGCGCGGGTTAAGCGGCTTGATACGCCGTATAATCCAATGGCCGAGGCGCTGGCTACGGACAAGGTCAAAACCCTCGAAGCCCAACTCGCGGCGGCTGAAAAGGCGCTGGAGCCGTTCAGCAAGTATGCAGCGATGCTGTTCGAGCGGAATTACAACGATACCGATATCATCAATGTCTTTGGCGAGCATCGATTGACTGCGAGAGACTTCTTTGATGCGCGCGTAGCTTCGGAGACAGGACGATGA
- a CDS encoding helix-turn-helix transcriptional regulator, translating to MPAKAERMASLPHSLPPFGVGRLKAAALFDISPSLFDRLVENGQLPQPRLLGGRLVWDVVELGEAWRSVPHRREDLDALSTNGNPWDE from the coding sequence ATGCCAGCTAAAGCGGAACGCATGGCATCCTTGCCACATTCACTCCCGCCCTTCGGGGTAGGCAGACTAAAAGCCGCAGCACTGTTTGATATCAGCCCCAGCCTGTTTGACCGACTGGTCGAAAATGGGCAGCTACCGCAGCCGCGCTTGCTTGGCGGCAGGCTGGTATGGGACGTGGTTGAACTTGGTGAAGCATGGAGATCTGTGCCGCATCGCCGCGAAGATCTTGACGCCCTCAGCACAAACGGCAATCCTTGGGACGAATGA
- a CDS encoding tyrosine-type recombinase/integrase yields MSTDNKLPKGVSVDRDRFQNVRLYFRKAGRPKVRLHETPGTHAFEREVACARLDIPYEPEGKMQKPGITIAKPGSLQWLLEQYKARARGTVTDDTFSRRVTMIEEICDSRTNKHRRGDLPYKAMEKRHITEARDELRDTAGARNNVVKAISALFDWAEKNGLIANNPAHGISRGKADQSYHTWTIEEVRQFEKHHPAGSTARLFLHLGLFTGLRISDLAQVGRQHMQSGWLKYRPGKTQHSTGVMVEIPILPILQNTIADSQTGDLTLLLNEYGKAYTSGGLGNRVRKWCDTADLPHCSAHGLRKAGATIAAENGATDDELMAIFGWTTKQQTTLYTRNANRKRLAGNAIHKLLPEQMENKVVPPKPGLQKVGQKVTKKTIKSMS; encoded by the coding sequence ATGAGCACAGATAACAAACTGCCGAAAGGCGTAAGCGTAGATCGGGATCGGTTTCAAAACGTCCGCCTTTATTTCAGAAAGGCGGGACGCCCGAAAGTGCGCCTGCATGAAACACCCGGCACGCACGCTTTTGAGCGTGAGGTTGCCTGCGCTCGTCTTGACATTCCATACGAACCCGAAGGTAAGATGCAGAAGCCCGGTATAACGATAGCCAAGCCGGGCAGCTTGCAATGGTTGCTAGAGCAGTACAAGGCACGGGCGCGAGGGACTGTCACCGACGACACATTCAGTCGTCGTGTCACGATGATCGAAGAGATATGCGACAGTAGAACCAACAAGCATCGTCGAGGCGACCTGCCTTATAAAGCGATGGAAAAGCGGCACATTACCGAGGCTCGCGACGAGTTGCGCGACACAGCTGGCGCTCGCAACAATGTGGTGAAGGCGATTTCAGCGCTCTTTGATTGGGCTGAAAAGAATGGTCTGATCGCAAACAATCCTGCACACGGGATCTCGCGCGGCAAAGCTGACCAATCGTATCATACGTGGACGATTGAAGAAGTCAGACAATTCGAGAAGCATCATCCAGCAGGATCGACAGCGCGTCTATTTCTTCATCTAGGCCTTTTCACAGGGCTGCGCATTTCAGATCTCGCGCAAGTCGGTCGGCAGCACATGCAGAGTGGCTGGTTAAAATATCGGCCCGGCAAGACGCAGCATAGCACCGGCGTTATGGTCGAAATTCCGATCCTGCCAATCTTGCAGAATACCATTGCCGACAGCCAGACAGGCGATCTAACGCTCCTTTTGAATGAATATGGGAAAGCTTATACCAGTGGAGGATTAGGCAACCGCGTGCGTAAATGGTGCGACACAGCAGACCTTCCCCACTGTTCGGCCCACGGACTGCGCAAAGCAGGCGCTACTATAGCAGCTGAGAACGGCGCTACTGACGACGAGCTTATGGCAATCTTCGGTTGGACTACCAAGCAACAGACGACGCTCTACACCCGAAATGCGAATCGTAAGCGTCTGGCTGGCAATGCGATCCACAAGCTGTTGCCGGAGCAAATGGAGAACAAAGTTGTCCCACCAAAACCGGGCTTGCAAAAAGTGGGGCAAAAAGTGACAAAAAAGACAATAAAATCAATGTCATAA